The Alkalihalophilus pseudofirmus nucleotide sequence ACTTGAGGGACTTGATGATCTTCACCACCCAACTGGAGTGATATTAGAGGCACAGGAGCTTTGTGCATCGTTTTATCAGGCGAAAGAAAGTGTCTTTCTCGTAGGAGGTTCGACAGCAGGAAACTTAGCAATGGTCCATGGTTTAACAGAAGCAGGCGATCAAATATTAATACAGCGCAATAGTCACAAATCATTGTTTCATGCAATAGAATTATTTCAAGTAGAGCCTATTTTCTTAAAACCTGAACTAGAAAAGGAGACAGGACATCCGCTAGGACCTTCGCTTACAACAATTGAAGAGGCGATTGATCATTTTCCGGAAGCAAGTGTGTTATTTTTGACGTACCCTAACTATTACGGAGCATCCTTTGAAATAAAAGCATTGATTGATAAGGCTCATGAAGCAGGGCTTATCGTTTGTGTAGATGAAGCGCATGGAGCACATTTTGCACTAGGGGATCCATTCCCTCCTTCCGCTTTACAGTTAGGGGCCGATATCGTTGTGCAGTCTGCTCATAAAATGCTGCCTGCTTTGACGATGGGGTCTTATCTGCACTTTCACCCCTCTTTAGCAAAAGAAAAAGTAGAACTGGTGAAGCACTCACTCGCGATGCTGCAATCTAGCAGTCCGTCTTATTTAATTATGGCAGCATTAGACGGGGCTCGGGCATATATTGAACAATTAAATGAGGAAAATATAAATGAAATGATAGCAGGAGTTCAATCTTTTATAGACGAAATAGCTACTATCCCTCAACTAGAGGTCATAAAGAGAAGCCACTCCTCCTATTCACAAGACCCATTAAAGGTTACAATAAAGTCATGTACAAAGCTATCTGGATTCGAGCTGCAAGACTTATTGTTTAAAGAAGGAATTGATGTTGAGTTAGCTGATGATAAACATGTTTTGTTTGTTTTCGGATTAGGAGATTATACGGATACATCTTATCTTGCCTTAAAACTTAGGGGACTGCTCTCTGAATATAACGTAATAAATGAAGAAGTAAACATAGTAAGCAGCACGGATAAGATCACTCAATTAAGCATTCCATCCCATCAGGTTAAAAAGTATTCTTATAAAGTTTGTTCAATAGATAAGGCTGTCGGTCATATAGCAGCTGAAGAGATTGTACCATATCCTCCAGGCATTCCCCTTGTGTTTAAAGGAGAAGTGCTCAAGGAAAGTGTTATGAAAGATATAGTGAGATTACATGAAAGTGGAGCTGTGTTTCAAGGGAACAACCCATTAACAGACGGATTGAAGGTAGTAGATTTGGAGGAAATAAGATGAAGACAGGTTTGTTTATCACTGTTGAAGGTGGAGAAGGAGCCGGTAAGACAACGATCGTTGATAAAATAGAGCGAGATCTGCGGGCAAGAGATATTAGTGTAGTGAGGACACGAGAGCCTGGCGGTATACGCATAGCAGAACGGATTAGAGAAGTCATTCTCGATGTTAGGCATACAGAAATGGATGCGAGAACGGAAGCTCTTTTATATGCTGCGGCTAGAAGGCAGCACCTCATAGAAAAAGTGCTCCCGGCACTCGAAGAAGGAAACGTAGTTATATGTGACCGCTTTATTGACAGCAGCCTCGCCTATCAAGGTCATGCACGCGGGATTGGTTTTAACGATGTGCTGGCGATTAATGAATTTGCCATTGAAGGAAACTACCCTGATCTAACGTTGTTTTTTAATATTGAACCGGAAGTCGGACTCGCACGAATTAAGAGAAGCGGGACTCGCGAGGTCAATCGGCTGGATCAAGAAGTATTTAATTTCCACGAGAAGGTAAAAGAAGGCTATGAGAAAGTGATCGCACAGTATCCTGAACGAATGGCTGTGATAAATGCCAATCAAGATGTAGATGCTGTATTTTTGGATGCGATGGCGGTTATTAACGACTTTCTAAAGAAATCTTCTAAGTAGTTTTACCATTATTCATTTTGAAGGAGTGGTTATGATGAAATTAATCATTGCGGTAGTTCAAGATAAAGACAGCAACAGACTATCAGAGGCGTTAGTTAAGGCGAACTTTAGAGCGACAAAGCTTGCTAGTACAGGAGGCTTTTTGAAGGCTGGTAATACTACTTTCTTAATTGGAACGGAAGATGTGCATATTGAGCAGGTAAAAGAAATTATCAAGAAAAACTGTCAAAGCCGTGATCAGCTTGTTGCTCCAATTTCACCAATGGGCGGCAATGCAGATTCTTATGTTCCTTATCCGGTAGAAGTACAAGTAGGCGGCGCGACTGTATTTGTTTTACCAGTAGAGCAATTTGAACAGTTTTAAGGATGATGCATGAAAATGGAAACATGGAACGAATTAAAAGACAGTCAGCCGAAAGTTGTCCAATTATTACAGAGAAGTTTAGAAAAAGACCGCCTGGCTCACGCTTATTTATTTGAAGGAAGCAAGGGGACAGGGAAGAAGCAAATTGCATTTCAGCTGGCAAAAAGCTTTTTATGTAAGAAGAGTGAAGGGGCTGAACCTTGCTTAGCTTGCGTTGATTGTAAACGTATTGAGCATCGCAATCACCCGGATGTACACATTATTGAACCAGAGGGGCTTTCTATTAAAAAGCAACAGGTTGAACACTTGCAAAAAGAATTTACTTACCGCGGGGTAGAATCAGGCAAGAAAGTCTATATTGTTGACCAAGCAGATAAAATGACGGCGAGTGCTGCAAACAGTCTGCTTAAATTTCTAGAAGAACCAACTGCCCCGACTTTAGCTGTGCTGATGACAGAGCGAGCGAGCAGTGTGCTGCCTACAATTCAATCACGGAGTCAGCAATTAAGTTTTTCGCCTCTCCCAAGAGAAAAATTTATTGAACGTTTGGAAAAAGAAGGAATATCACGTACGCTAAGTACGTTAATAGCAGGTCTGACTCAAAGCTATGAAGAGGCAATTGCGCTAATGGAGTCAGATTGGATTGCACAAGCACGAAGCGTAGTGATACAATTAAACGAAGAGCTTTATGAAAGACCGCATCAAGTGTTCTTAACAATTCAGGATAAATGGATTCCTACATTTAAAGAACGACGTGAACTTGAACTCGGTCTTGATATGATTCTCTTATGGTTGCGAGACCTTTTATATACACAGGTCGGCAAAACGGACCAATTAGTATTTGCTGACCAGCAGACGTTGCTAGAGCAGCAGGCCCTCTCTAGCTCGCAGGAGAATACGAGTCAAAGCATGTCTTTTGTACTCGAAGCAAAGCGCCATTTAAGCGCCAATGTAAATCCGCAGCTGGTGATGGAGAAGTTGTTCTTTAGCATACAGGAGGGATAGACGGTTGCATCAAGTCGTAGGCGTCCGTTTTAAAAAAGCGGGCAAAATCTATTACTTCTCCCCAGGTGATTTAGAGCTTGAAAAAGGAGAAGCTGTCATCGTCGAAACATCAAGAGGTGTCGAGTATGGCCGTGTGGTCATTGGTGTCAAATCTGTAGAGGAACAAGATGTCGTATTACCTTTAAAACAAGTGATCCGCATTGCTACAGAAAAGGACCGGCTGACTGTTCAAGAAAACCGTGAACAGGCTCAAAAGGCATTTGATGTTTGTACAGATAAAATTAATGAACATCAGCTTGATATGAAGCTAGTTGATGTTGAATATACATTTGACCGCAATAAAGTATTGTTTTATTTTACAGCAGATGGTCGTATTGACTTTAGAGAGTTAGTTAAAGACCTTGCCGCTGTTTTTAGAACACGTATTGAATTGCGTCAAATTGGAGTCCGAGATGAAGCGAAAATGCTCGGCGGGATTGGCCCATGTGGGAGAGTTTTATGTTGTTCATCATTTTTAGGTGATTTTGAACCGGTGTCAATAAAGATGGCAAAGGATCAGAACTTATCATTAAATCCAGCTAAGATATCTGGCTTATGCGGGCGTTTAATGTGTTGCTTAAAGTATGAAAATGATATGTATGAGTCAGCTAAAAAAGAATTGCCTGATGTAGGAAAACATATTAAAACTCCACATGGAAAAGGTAAAGTAGTAGGGCTGAATATGCTTGAGCGGCTCGTTCAAGTAGATATACTTGAAAGTGACGAAGGAGTTCTTGAGTTTACACTCGATGAGCTGACAGAACACAAAGTCGCAGCAGCTGAAGCCAGAGAATAAAGAGGTGGGAGCTACGTGGAGAAAAAGGCAATCTTTCAAAAGGTGAGTCAAATTGAAGAACGGATCGGAGAGCTTCATCATGAGCTACGTGGCTTAAAAGAGCAGCTCGCCCACTTAATTGAAGAAAATCATTATATGCAAATAGAAAATGATAACTTAAGGAAGCGGCTCGACTCAGAAGAGGAACGAACAAATGATAAGCCTCTTGAAGATAAAGCACAGAAGAAGCCGGTGGTGGGTGAAGGCTATGATAATTTAGCGCGCCTTTATCAAGAAGGGTTTCATGTGTGTAATACTCATTATGGAAGCTTGCGTTCTGATGGTGATGATTGCCTCTTTTGCTTATCATTTTTGCATCAAAAATAAAGTTGATGTATGCCTCTTAAAAAGGCCTTCCATTTTAAAAGGAAGGCCTTTTGTTTACATAGAAAGCGTTTAAGACAATGTTTAAGACAATAGAAAGGTAGTTGGACAGCTTGGATAATCTATACCAGGATGAGCGGATTGATTATATTGCCGGGACAGATCTAAAAGTCATTCAAAGTCCATCGGTATTCTCATTTTCAATAGATGCCATCTTACTCGCCCGATTCACTTATCTTCCCATCCAAAAAGGAAACGTTCTTGATTTGTGTTCTGGCAATGGAGTCATTCCTCTTGTATTAAGCACCCGCACAAAAGCAACGATTACAGGTGTTGAAATTCAGGAAAGACTATGGGACATGGCTCAGAGAAATTCGAAACTAAATAAATTGAACAAGCAGCTGCATTTTGAGTTAGCAGATCTTAATCACCTGCCGCCATCGATAAAAAAAGGCAGCTTTGATGTGGTGACATGTAATCCTCCTTATTTTGAAACCGTATCTGAAGAAGAGAAGAATA carries:
- a CDS encoding aminotransferase class I/II-fold pyridoxal phosphate-dependent enzyme, which translates into the protein MNREDSNIPLISAIQQHFKREPISFHVPGHKNGKLFHSSLMEDFKDIHKYDVTELEGLDDLHHPTGVILEAQELCASFYQAKESVFLVGGSTAGNLAMVHGLTEAGDQILIQRNSHKSLFHAIELFQVEPIFLKPELEKETGHPLGPSLTTIEEAIDHFPEASVLFLTYPNYYGASFEIKALIDKAHEAGLIVCVDEAHGAHFALGDPFPPSALQLGADIVVQSAHKMLPALTMGSYLHFHPSLAKEKVELVKHSLAMLQSSSPSYLIMAALDGARAYIEQLNEENINEMIAGVQSFIDEIATIPQLEVIKRSHSSYSQDPLKVTIKSCTKLSGFELQDLLFKEGIDVELADDKHVLFVFGLGDYTDTSYLALKLRGLLSEYNVINEEVNIVSSTDKITQLSIPSHQVKKYSYKVCSIDKAVGHIAAEEIVPYPPGIPLVFKGEVLKESVMKDIVRLHESGAVFQGNNPLTDGLKVVDLEEIR
- a CDS encoding PSP1 domain-containing protein; its protein translation is MHQVVGVRFKKAGKIYYFSPGDLELEKGEAVIVETSRGVEYGRVVIGVKSVEEQDVVLPLKQVIRIATEKDRLTVQENREQAQKAFDVCTDKINEHQLDMKLVDVEYTFDRNKVLFYFTADGRIDFRELVKDLAAVFRTRIELRQIGVRDEAKMLGGIGPCGRVLCCSSFLGDFEPVSIKMAKDQNLSLNPAKISGLCGRLMCCLKYENDMYESAKKELPDVGKHIKTPHGKGKVVGLNMLERLVQVDILESDEGVLEFTLDELTEHKVAAAEARE
- the yabA gene encoding DNA replication initiation control protein YabA; amino-acid sequence: MEKKAIFQKVSQIEERIGELHHELRGLKEQLAHLIEENHYMQIENDNLRKRLDSEEERTNDKPLEDKAQKKPVVGEGYDNLARLYQEGFHVCNTHYGSLRSDGDDCLFCLSFLHQK
- a CDS encoding cyclic-di-AMP receptor — protein: MKLIIAVVQDKDSNRLSEALVKANFRATKLASTGGFLKAGNTTFLIGTEDVHIEQVKEIIKKNCQSRDQLVAPISPMGGNADSYVPYPVEVQVGGATVFVLPVEQFEQF
- the holB gene encoding DNA polymerase III subunit delta'; this encodes METWNELKDSQPKVVQLLQRSLEKDRLAHAYLFEGSKGTGKKQIAFQLAKSFLCKKSEGAEPCLACVDCKRIEHRNHPDVHIIEPEGLSIKKQQVEHLQKEFTYRGVESGKKVYIVDQADKMTASAANSLLKFLEEPTAPTLAVLMTERASSVLPTIQSRSQQLSFSPLPREKFIERLEKEGISRTLSTLIAGLTQSYEEAIALMESDWIAQARSVVIQLNEELYERPHQVFLTIQDKWIPTFKERRELELGLDMILLWLRDLLYTQVGKTDQLVFADQQTLLEQQALSSSQENTSQSMSFVLEAKRHLSANVNPQLVMEKLFFSIQEG
- the tmk gene encoding dTMP kinase, with product MKTGLFITVEGGEGAGKTTIVDKIERDLRARDISVVRTREPGGIRIAERIREVILDVRHTEMDARTEALLYAAARRQHLIEKVLPALEEGNVVICDRFIDSSLAYQGHARGIGFNDVLAINEFAIEGNYPDLTLFFNIEPEVGLARIKRSGTREVNRLDQEVFNFHEKVKEGYEKVIAQYPERMAVINANQDVDAVFLDAMAVINDFLKKSSK
- a CDS encoding tRNA1(Val) (adenine(37)-N6)-methyltransferase; the protein is MDNLYQDERIDYIAGTDLKVIQSPSVFSFSIDAILLARFTYLPIQKGNVLDLCSGNGVIPLVLSTRTKATITGVEIQERLWDMAQRNSKLNKLNKQLHFELADLNHLPPSIKKGSFDVVTCNPPYFETVSEEEKNKNLHLAIARHEIHCSLEDVIRVCSQYVKQKGKVTLVHRPERLGDIIYLMKNYRIEPKRMQLVHPKKGKDANIVLIEGIKDGSSGLKCLPPITVYGLDGEYTKEFEEVYIGS